A genome region from Caulobacter sp. FWC26 includes the following:
- a CDS encoding TrbC/VirB2 family protein, whose protein sequence is MMSPQAITKPALTPASLVTPRAGAVALVAVVLAFGLVEPAAAQSVGVETLLQNVVNFFTGNTTRLLAILAVIIMGILAMFGIFDFRRMAIVVVGMVVVFGAAQIVSMVTGSGA, encoded by the coding sequence ATGATGAGCCCCCAAGCCATCACTAAGCCGGCGCTCACGCCGGCGTCGCTCGTAACCCCACGCGCTGGAGCGGTCGCACTGGTCGCGGTCGTCCTGGCGTTCGGCCTGGTCGAGCCGGCCGCGGCCCAATCGGTCGGCGTGGAAACCCTGCTGCAGAACGTCGTCAACTTCTTCACCGGCAACACCACGCGACTGCTCGCCATCTTGGCGGTCATCATCATGGGCATCCTGGCGATGTTCGGGATCTTCGATTTCCGGCGCATGGCGATCGTCGTGGTCGGCATGGTCGTGGTGTTCGGCGCCGCCCAGATCGTCAGCATGGTCACGGGGAGCGGGGCCTAG